The sequence ttgtttcagctccatgaaaatgtcaataaatattttgataagtatctcattgaatatgtagattgctttgggcagcatagacattttaacaatgtttattcttccagtccatgagcatggaatgtttttccatttgtttgtgtcttcctcaatttttttcatcagggTTTTGTAGTTTCTGGAGTATAGATCCttgacctctttggttaggtttattcctatgtaccttttgggttttggtgctattgtaaatggaatcaattccttaatttctctttcttcagtcacattattaatgtataaaaatgccactgatttctacagattgattttgcatcctgccacattgctgaattgctgtatgagctcTAGTAATTTGAGGgtgaagtcttttttaaaataataggtaGATATGTTTCCAATAAGAAAAACATCATTGCAAAACTGTAAGTGAATATTTGTGTTGTTCTATATGTCCCCCAAAATAGTAGCATAAGAATATTAGCATATTCAAGTACAATCTTacaaatactgaaatattaaagCCTCCTATTAACTAGAGGTGACAAATTAGATGATGATACACATTTATGTGGATAAATTTTGTATAATATAGTGCTCTCTGAGGATCAAAACTAAAAGCATAAAAATTGTGCATTATACTAGCATATTGAATGtgcatcatttttattattgaaagatATTGCCACGTTTATATTCTAGATATTCCGAATCATTTCagttaattatatttcatatgtatgaagtaattttcaaatataatcagatactaactcttaatctcacattTAATGTCTTTCTTATGATTTACCTACTAGCATTTATTTGTTGTGTTACTTGGCATTTAATGAGACATCACTGCTAATTGAAAATTATGAGATTATTACAGATGAGTCACTTGATTATGGGAGCCAAGAAATCACTGTGTCCAAATATTGGAGTGCAAATACTTGgtaaaaatgtagataaaaatatttaaacaaagcagaaaatcaactgTTCTTCTTGAAATGCATTATACATTTATCTAAAAAGTTTATGCTATAGATAATATGCTAAAACCTCCAATGCTTGAATAATTATCATATTAATACATTCTGACTCAGagcttaattattttattcattcatttattgaaagtCTACTATGAAACAGATACCCACTTAGGTACTGAAGACTGTGttgtaaagaaagcaaataaagccATAGCTTtcacagaatttaaattttagttggaGTACATGGatcataaacaaggaaacaaataaatatataagagatGAAGGTTTATAAGGATATGAAGAATAACACAGAGTGAAAGAACAGTGTACATAGTGAATAAAAAGGGATTGTTTTATAAAGGTGGTCAGGAAAACATTGTGTAATAGTGTAACAATTAAGCAATGATCTTAAAGAAGTAAGGGAACATTCTACACAGAGAAAAGCAAGTACAAATGTCCTAATCAGGAACATGATTGAAATTGTCAGATTGtaaggaaataggaagaaaatcatGTGAATGAAGTAGGGCAGAAGAATAAAGAGGCACCAAAAATAATTTAGATCaacaaaagaaacatgaaatatgAGCATTAATCATTCCAAAGCATTTTCAGAAGCAAAATGTACATTAGTAGTTTTCAGTGAGTTTTTAAGTACTGTGTGAATTGGTAATAAtatctgaagaaattaaaaaatacttctagtCTTCTTCCATCTTCTCATACTCTGGctgtgttttatctttttgaaaagtgTAATATGAGCATGTTAGTTCTATGTAATGACTCagttaaaacagaaatattaattcACTTAAGATGCTATATGTAAGCATCTCCCAGTAAAATGAGCTCTCCAAAACAGAACCTTTCATTGAGTagtatattattttcattctgaaGTTAGGACTCTtagaaaagaattcaaataaagaGGTGAAAAATACAGGAGATAAATTTCTACTCTAATacatgaaataaacattaaaattattattataaaacactAGCAACACTCCATTTAATTTTGGGAAATTTCCTACTCCAGTGTGTATGTATCTTCATGGGCACACGCATGCACTTCTGTTCATGGTCTCATCTGTGCACTTATTTTATGGGTCTCTACATTGATGCAGTAGAAAAATGCATGTAGAATAAGTGACTAAATCCATatcctaaataaaattttgaaaattaagccCTAAGACATCTTAATCATTCTTGTTCAGGCTTTTATTTGTATACATAacgtttgctttttttttttttccagtacaaAAGAGTTTTGAAGAAGTTAGGCTACCACATCAGGAGCTTAATTTCACTATGGCCTTATTGTAACTAGTTAGTGCACATTGTACAATATTAAAATCACAATCCTAGAGATAATTTTGACTCTAAAATGGTCTTAATGAATGCATTCTTGACTTCCTTGTTCCTCATGCTGTAGACCACAGGGTTTAGCATGGGGATGACCATCGTGTAGAACACAGATGCCATTTTGTCTGTGTCCATGGAATGGCTGGAGCTGGGCTGTAAGTACATGAAGATGACTGTCCCATAGAAGATGGACACAGCAGTGAGTTGGGAGGCACAGGTAGATATAGCCTTCTGATATCTTGTAGATGAGTGCATCTTCAGGATGGTGATAAATATGAATATGTAGGAAATCAAGATAACCAGGAGAGCAAAAAAGATGTTGAAACTCACAACATAAACAAGAACCAGCTCACTGACATATCTATCAGAGCAAGAAAGAACCATGATTGCTGGAACATCACAGAAAAAGTGATGGATTACATTATTCATACAGAAAGAGAGACTAAATGTGTCTCTAATGTGGATAGAGGCATTCAGGAAACCACAGACATAGCAGCCTATGACCAAACGAGCACACACACCTGTTGTCATGGTGGTGGTGTAATGGAGGGGTTTGCACACTGCTGCATAACGGTCATAAGCCATTGAGGCTAAGAGATAATTTTCCACAGTGGCAAAGGCTACAAAAAAGAACATCTGAGCAGCACATGCATTGTAGGAGATGACCTTATCTTCTATAAGTAATCCAGCCATGACCTTGGGAGTGACAGTTGAAGAGTAACCAAAGTCCATCAGAGACAGATTActgaggaaaaagtacatgggagTGTGGAGGTGGGAGTCCAACAGAACCAACATGGTGATCCCCAAATTCCCAACCAGAGTGATGAGGTAGATGAGGGTGAACATTATGAAGAGGGGAAGCTGCAGTTTTGGGTCATTGGTTAGTCCCAGCAGAATGAACTGTGTCACTTCTGTCCTGTTCTCCATCAATGTTGAGAACCACTAATGCTCTGTGgctacaagaagaaataaatgggtgataaacaaaaaaaaattacaatgacaGTGTACATATAGTGTGTGTTATTTCATTAGAGCAATAACTTGTATTTCAAGATTCTCCAAATAAAACATTAGCTTGACAACAAAGTCAATGCACTAATTACATGTAGATTTACAAACTGTTGACTCTGAAGTAGGGAGCTTCTCctcaattctaaaattttatagaattGTGAAATGAGGTGTAGAAAATTGACTAACTTGATCAAGATGACTTGTCCAGAATGAATAGAGTTCCCTTTTTCCAAGCCTGGTAAAGCAGATACTTGCATGCTGCTGACTTGCCAGGAACTGCCGTAGACACAGTAGGTGTACAGATAGTCCCCAACTTACGATGATTTGACTTAATGATTTTTCAACTTGACAATGGTGCAAAAGTGACACACTTGCAGTAGAAACCATACctcaaattttgaatttggatatTTTTCTGGGTTAGTGATAGCCAATATGATCCTCTCTCCTGGTGCTGAGCAAGGACAGTAAACCACAGCTCCAGGTCAGCCAGATGATCATGAGGTCCAACAATTGGTACCTTTACAACCATCCTGTACCAGCTCAGCCATTCTGTGTTTCACTTTCAGTACTGTATTCAACAAATTCCAGATATTCAATGCGTCATTATCAAGTAGGCTATGTGTGAGATGATTTTTTCCCAACTTTGCATTAATGTTAAGAGCTGGAAACATGGTTATGGTAGGAGAGGCTAAACTATGTTGTTCAGTAGGTCAGATGTAGTAAATGAATTTTCATCTTATGATATTTTCAATGTACAATGGGTTTCTAGGGACATAACCCCATTTTAAGTACCAGAAGATCTGTATATTCATCACATCCTCTCAAGAACATTATGAATTTGATTTGTTATTATGTTCATTTAAATTATGATGCACAGAGGGGTCAGTAGAGCCTGCAACCCTTgttcttgggattgtgagttctagccccatgctgggtatagagattacttaaaactttaacaaaaaaagctgggagaaaaacaaactatGATGCACAGAAGTTGagtaaatgtttatatttcaaatGAGTATTAATTAACAAGCCATGCTCGGGGCCAAGCCAACCTTTGAGCTCACACTGAGTGGTGATAGTCTAAACTGTATTTGAATCAAATTGAATTTAACTCAGTGCAATTGTTCATTGTCTCCACTGATACAAATTCATTGAATTTTCCTAGTGAAGTATCCAAGAGATATATGCATAGTAGATGTGGTGAAATAGTAGAGCAGTAGGGGCATGACAGCCAGCAGAGGCTATATGAGGGGAAGAAACAAAATCGAGTATAGAGCTTATGTTCCAGGATGAGGTGCATAGCAGCCCTACTATCATTTAATAACAAGGAGCCATCAATCTTAACCTATCTGAACCTCCTATTTCCatcagcaataaataaataaataaataaataaaataagacagtaaTAAGACCTATAATACAGCAttataatgagaataaaataagataataattaaAAGCTGATAATATCTGGGTGATTAGCACAGTTTCATGAGCTATAGTGTTATTCTTAGAGTGGGATGATTGTGTTTACATTGCTTTGGGGAAAATGGGTGTCACCCTGTAGAGCTTCAGGTGTGTGTGATATATGAAGTCTTATGGTCtctttaatttgcctttctcaCACACAAGGGCCTCAGAGGTTTTCTGTGATCTCCAGGATTTCTCCGTCTGTTTTCTTTTCACCCGTGCAATCGGCTGCCCCAACAGGTCCACACAAgctttcttttgcttaaaatcttcCTTGAAATCTATACCTTAGCTTGGATGACAGTCCTCTCCTGGAtaactcattctttctctcatgaCTGCATCTCACAGCAGAATCAGAGATCAAGGGTGACAGTTCCTTGTCTATGGGCTCTCTTCAGCCTGCAGATCTGTTTTGGTGGCAAGTgccacataataaaatatttcatttgaatcTGCTCCTCCATAGAACAGTAATATAAATCTGTTCCCTTGCATTTGAAGCATTGGAAGGGTATCCCTCTTCTGCTAACTACTAAAATCTTCCTCCTAAACTTTGGAAAATTTCCTGCACAAGTCTGTTCCCTGATAACATTGTTTGCCAACCTTAACACACATGTCCACTTGGAGCCTAGTCTATGTTCTACAAGCAATAAGAAAGGCTTTATAggtcaatgtgtgtgtgtatatggtaGGTTGTAATGTTATTCCTCCTTCACCATTGTAGAGCATGAGGATTTGAGAAGATTTGTGATGCTCTAAAATTACACAGTTATCCTGGGAAGGTGTCAAGATTCAAGAGTTAAATCCATGTTCTGTGTAATTAAAAGGCTCTGCTCTTAGCCAGTCGCTGTCACCATGTGTGGATGTGCTGGTAACAATAAGCTTATGATGGTAGGGGAAAGTTTAAAATAccatttggattttattaattcatattaGAAATTTTGTTGTAAAGATTACTTGGGGACATGAAGGTGGAtccatcagttgagcatctgacccttgatttcagctcaggtcatgatctcaaggtcatgagatggagtcccctGTTGGCTCTATGGTCAGTCTGAGGTGCAGAATCTACtttagtttctctctccttttccctctgccccttcccccactcttgcatgctttataagtaaataaattaattaattaaatcttttaaaaagattattacaCTCacagttttttgttcattttgcttttttgtttacaTTGATGAAAGGTCAGCATTTAGAGAGCAGGATATAAAAACCAATAAATTAATTAGAGACTCTTCTGTGACTTTTTTGTTCATATCCTTAGGAAAGAAGGATGATGGTCCTTAAGTACCAGTAAATTCCCTCCTGAtggaaattttttcatttataccCTGATCTCACCtcagtattttgaaaaacattaaagATATCTATTTCTGCCCCCAAAGAACTTGAAGTAGGTAGAGCAGTCCCACAACTTTTGCATGGATTACAgttctaatttaaaatgtttacaggATATAGATGCTCACTTGTCTGCTGGGAGAGCAGGAAGAACCATTTCTGAGCAATGGGTCTGAATCAGAATTTCAGCTGCAGAATAACACCTAATTACTACTCTTAGGACACGGTCATAAGGCTCTAAGTTCTCTAAGACaggggaaaatggaagaaagaacattAACGTGGTTCAATTTCTGTACCTACCTTGCATTCCTTCTGTGTCCTTAGAGGATCACTTAccttcttatttgtaaaataaagatgataagaTTACCTCTTCTGTAATTCACACACTTGTGTCTGTAAATAAGAGGCAAAGGAGGGTTTATAAAACGCCTCCATAAGAAGTTATCACTTTTAAGCCACATCTTAATGAAAAGCTCTAAAGTTCTTGTCTAAAAagttatataatgaaaaaaataaagaattaaataaggGGTAATCAACTCTAATTATCAGTAGTTCCAGTATATTTACTGCTGGCACAAACAATTAGTCTACTCATTAATTTAACAAGTGTTTGTTGAGAAATTAGTATGAACCAGGCCACAGTTTAATTACAGGGGATGAAGTTGTTAGTAAAGAAGACAAAGCCGTTCTACTTGTGCAGTATACATTCTAGGTaggtaggtaaataaataaacaagctaaTGAACAAGTAAATAGAAATTTTGAGGAGTGATTGGGACTATGAAAAGTAAAGCAAGTTGGGAACATTTTTCATGGGGAGTGGGGAGACTATGATATGGTACCATTTAAGCAAAGACCTGAGGGAAGTAAGGAAGCTTTCTGAAAATTGGCAACAGCAAGTACAAAGACCCTGAGGCAAGAGGGAGCTTTGATTGTCCAGGAACAGCAGGGAACTCAGTGTGAGTGAAGTGGAAGGTACAAGTAGGAGAGTGGCAAGATGTGACATAGCTCATCTGAAAGCAAAATGTCCCTGCATGAGGGAAACTAGCCACTTTGTAGTATTTCCAGAGAGAAATATAATATCATACTGTATTCATCTTTCACAATTGAAGAGTTGGTAGagttgaagaaattttttttttaattaatttttttattttttttataaacatatatttttatccccaggggtacaggtctgtgaatcaccaggtttacacacttcacagcactcaccaaagcacataccctccccaatgtccataatcccacccccttctcccaaaccccctccccccagcaaccctcagtttgttttgtgagattaagagtcacttatggtttgtctccctcccaattttgaacaaacaaaatttcttcttttgaacaaacaaaatcttcttGATCATGTCTTCTTGTACTCTTGTTCTCTTGCTTTTGAAAATTATCCTGTAATTATACTTTTTCTAACAACAGTACAGAAGatagaaaaattaattcctttgAAATATTATAATTTGTAGCTCTAAATAAATGTACCCCAAAAAgcatatatctttatttaaaaatatgtatttaaaaattttttttttattatgttatgttagtcaccatacagtacccCAGTAGTTTgtggtgtagtgttccatgattcattgtttgtgcataATATCCACTGCTTCATTTTGGTCTCTTGAAAGTTTTtcaactagagaaaaaaaaaaaagttaggcataaatttatattctgacacttaaGTTGATTATTTGAACTTTTTTATTAGAAACTAGCCAGACTGCGTACAAGTtcttgaacaaattctccattcCTGTGTTTATGTGCACATATGGGACTCTTGCATATGCTTCTATTCATGGGTTTGTGTATCCCATCGTTTACTTATAGGCTTGCATTGTCATATAGTAGAGTACATACAACATGTAATTAATAAGGTTCATTATGAGCAGGGTCCCAAAATTCTTATGGTCCCCCTTGGTCATCCTTGTTCAGATATCATATGTTTGGAAtactatttcctttcttaaagGATAGACTTTGGAATAGGAAATGTTATCACCTACCTCATAACTGAGGTGCAGTGTGGGCATTAAAATGTCATGTggttcagtcatatgtggaattcaggaaacaaaacaaatgaccaaagaaaacaagtgacaaacagaaaacagactcaaatacagagaacttgTGGTTGCCAAGGGTGAgttgggtagggggatgggtgaaaggaATTAAGGGGACTAAGAGGTTAAAcatccagttacaaaataaataagtcatggaaatgaaaagtacagcatagggaatatagtcagtaagaTGGTCATAATggtgtttggtgacagatggtgccTATAACTAGTGTGGTGAGCAcagagtaatgtatggaattgttgaatcattatttgtacacctgaactaatataacactaggtgttaattatactttgaattaaaaaatgtgagTCATTACATGTTGAAGATCTGAGAGGAATGAAAGTAGGTCACTGTGATCCTACACTTTAAGAGGTAAATCCTAGAGACAATTTCACCTTCTCAACCACTTTCTTGAATGCAGTTTTAACCTCTTTGTTCCTCAGGCTATATACCAGCAGATTCAGCATGGGGATG comes from Mustela erminea isolate mMusErm1 chromosome 9, mMusErm1.Pri, whole genome shotgun sequence and encodes:
- the LOC116599536 gene encoding olfactory receptor 5B3-like, producing the protein MENRTEVTQFILLGLTNDPKLQLPLFIMFTLIYLITLVGNLGITMLVLLDSHLHTPMYFFLSNLSLMDFGYSSTVTPKVMAGLLIEDKVISYNACAAQMFFFVAFATVENYLLASMAYDRYAAVCKPLHYTTTMTTGVCARLVIGCYVCGFLNASIHIRDTFSLSFCMNNVIHHFFCDVPAIMVLSCSDRYVSELVLVYVVSFNIFFALLVILISYIFIFITILKMHSSTRYQKAISTCASQLTAVSIFYGTVIFMYLQPSSSHSMDTDKMASVFYTMVIPMLNPVVYSMRNKEVKNAFIKTILESKLSLGL